One genomic segment of Lampris incognitus isolate fLamInc1 chromosome 2, fLamInc1.hap2, whole genome shotgun sequence includes these proteins:
- the LOC130131259 gene encoding protein ATP6V1FNB, protein MRTLMTTQYQNFYREQIQKEMFTRLAWKSRYSKDYPPCFSPRSKAPRDPTRLPSHPRTVLPLVTKTSEKQRDTPLPPQPSPPSLHVGAKERLGVAPLMRPVSPQTRQAIYHAPPDHRGKGRSLYLHRRSQKRPEEKFDYPILSSWEYGWRLGDYSLDYTSPSHGRSCVVKNTFYARNGVFNFPSATDILG, encoded by the exons ATGCGGACCCTGATGACAACCCAGTACCAGAACTTCTACAGGGAGCAGATCCAGAAGGAGATGTTCACCCGGCTGGCCTGGAAGAGCCGCTATAGCAAAGACTACCCACCCTGTTTTAGTCCCCGCAGCAAAGCCCCCCGAGACCCAACACGACTACCCAG ccacCCCAGAACGGTCCTGCCTCTTGTTACCAAGACCTCAGAGAAGCAGCGAGACACTCCACTACCTCCTCAGCCGTCTCCTCCTTCTCTTCATGTTGGGGCGAAGGAGAGACTCGGTGTGGCTCCCCTGATGAGACCAGTCTCCCCACAGACCAGACAGGCTATCTACCACGCCCCCCCTGACCAT CGTGGAAAAGGACGGAGCTTGTACCTACACAGGCGTAGCCAGAAGAGACCAGAGGAGAAGTTTGACTATCCTATCCTTTCCTCGTGGGAGTATGGATGGAGACTTG GTGACTACAGTCTGGACTACACTTCTCCCAGCCATGGTCGTTCATGTGTAGTGAAGAACACTTTCTATGCGAGGAACGGTGTCTTCAATTTCCCCTCAGCTACTGACATACTGGGCTGA